The following are encoded together in the Culex pipiens pallens isolate TS chromosome 1, TS_CPP_V2, whole genome shotgun sequence genome:
- the LOC120429738 gene encoding JNK-interacting protein 3 isoform X1 — MDADSCEIVYGTHDETTVMSEKVQTLAGSIYQEFERMIQRYDEDVVKTLMPLLVNVLECLDAAYQTNQEQDVELELLREDNEQLVTQYEREKNARKQSEQKLLETEDLAEQENKELASRLESIESIVRMLELKHKNSTDHAARLEERENELKKEYSKLHERYTELFKTHVDYMERAKIMMGNSTHSQISGNTDQFELHKSRLLATARSSGPVSYGFTSLENSAILDSDAICSEGSSSESGPPSLHNELSLPNPIEKIIDEDSKQQANISKNDENKKRPSGLVVGKTTTKKEQRSGNTLYQEVSFQDENADNDDTEITGAWVHPGDYASSGKFCMIFSFNFM, encoded by the coding sequence GTTCAAACACTCGCTGGATCCATCTATCAAGAATTTGAGCGCATGATTCAACGTTACGATGAAGATGTTGTCAAAACTTTAATGCCGTTGCTAGTTAACGTATTAGAATGCTTAGATGCAGCTTACCAAACTAATCAAGAACAAGATGTAGAATTGGAGTTACTTCGAGAGGACAACGAACAACTAGTAACACAATATGAAAGggaaaaaaatgcaagaaaGCAGTCAGAACAAAAGCTGCTGGAAACCGAAGATTTGGCCGAACAAGAAAACAAAGAACTAGCATCTCGCCTGGAGTCAATAGAAAGTATAGTTCGTATGCTTGAATTAAAGCATAAAAATAGTACAGATCATGCAGCACGTTTGGAAGAACGAGAAAATGAGCTTAAAAAGGAGTATAGTAAGCTACACGAACGGTATACAGAATTATTTAAAACACATGTAGACTACATGGAACGCGCCAAAATTATGATGGGCAATTCTACTCATTCTCAAATCAGTGGGAATACTGATCAGTTTGAACTTCATAAATCCAGGTTACTTGCGACAGCTAGATCATCGGGCCCAGTTTCATATGGGTTTACTTCACTTGAAAATTCGGCGATACTAGATTCCGACGCTATTTGCAGTGAAGGTAGCAGCTCTGAATCTGGACCACCATCCCTTCACAATGAGCTAAGTTTACCAAACCCTATTGAAAAGATCATTGATGAAGATAGTAAGCAACAagctaacatttcaaagaatgatgaaaataaaaaaaggcctTCTGGTTTAGTAGTTGGAAAAACAACAACTAAAAAAGAACAAAGATCAGGAAATACACTTTACCAAGAAGTCTCTTTTCAAGATGAAAATGCAGATAATGATGATACTGAAATAACAGGAGCGTGGGTGCATCCTGGCGATTATGCTTCTTCAGGtaaattttgcatgattttttcctTTAACTTTATGTGA
- the LOC120429738 gene encoding JNK-interacting protein 3 isoform X2: MQVCRCGTCFSCRTANYTVQTLAGSIYQEFERMIQRYDEDVVKTLMPLLVNVLECLDAAYQTNQEQDVELELLREDNEQLVTQYEREKNARKQSEQKLLETEDLAEQENKELASRLESIESIVRMLELKHKNSTDHAARLEERENELKKEYSKLHERYTELFKTHVDYMERAKIMMGNSTHSQISGNTDQFELHKSRLLATARSSGPVSYGFTSLENSAILDSDAICSEGSSSESGPPSLHNELSLPNPIEKIIDEDSKQQANISKNDENKKRPSGLVVGKTTTKKEQRSGNTLYQEVSFQDENADNDDTEITGAWVHPGDYASSGKFCMIFSFNFM; this comes from the coding sequence GTTCAAACACTCGCTGGATCCATCTATCAAGAATTTGAGCGCATGATTCAACGTTACGATGAAGATGTTGTCAAAACTTTAATGCCGTTGCTAGTTAACGTATTAGAATGCTTAGATGCAGCTTACCAAACTAATCAAGAACAAGATGTAGAATTGGAGTTACTTCGAGAGGACAACGAACAACTAGTAACACAATATGAAAGggaaaaaaatgcaagaaaGCAGTCAGAACAAAAGCTGCTGGAAACCGAAGATTTGGCCGAACAAGAAAACAAAGAACTAGCATCTCGCCTGGAGTCAATAGAAAGTATAGTTCGTATGCTTGAATTAAAGCATAAAAATAGTACAGATCATGCAGCACGTTTGGAAGAACGAGAAAATGAGCTTAAAAAGGAGTATAGTAAGCTACACGAACGGTATACAGAATTATTTAAAACACATGTAGACTACATGGAACGCGCCAAAATTATGATGGGCAATTCTACTCATTCTCAAATCAGTGGGAATACTGATCAGTTTGAACTTCATAAATCCAGGTTACTTGCGACAGCTAGATCATCGGGCCCAGTTTCATATGGGTTTACTTCACTTGAAAATTCGGCGATACTAGATTCCGACGCTATTTGCAGTGAAGGTAGCAGCTCTGAATCTGGACCACCATCCCTTCACAATGAGCTAAGTTTACCAAACCCTATTGAAAAGATCATTGATGAAGATAGTAAGCAACAagctaacatttcaaagaatgatgaaaataaaaaaaggcctTCTGGTTTAGTAGTTGGAAAAACAACAACTAAAAAAGAACAAAGATCAGGAAATACACTTTACCAAGAAGTCTCTTTTCAAGATGAAAATGCAGATAATGATGATACTGAAATAACAGGAGCGTGGGTGCATCCTGGCGATTATGCTTCTTCAGGtaaattttgcatgattttttcctTTAACTTTATGTGA